The proteins below are encoded in one region of Pseudonocardia sp. DSM 110487:
- a CDS encoding Clp protease N-terminal domain-containing protein — MATEDPVPLQPTPGYRDALRHAERRARRHGHHHLGVEHLLLGILDGEQSVATDVLAKYVDLPELQKATERALASESYHRLPHPRQGEDARAESTPVTLVRGDERQQAVIHWAWQGRSGPSDLYRAQLDWSGEPIDVGAGDMFEALVRIREQLEPQGWLVAVQGSRVDTYPSGMQRDMGGGLSVYVIRIGEPVRMDDVVDTFAEADPGLLATVDAQRRHAADWKRSIQDGVGQGR; from the coding sequence GTGGCGACCGAAGATCCCGTACCGCTGCAACCGACGCCCGGCTACCGCGACGCGCTCCGGCACGCCGAACGCCGGGCCCGACGGCACGGCCACCACCACCTCGGGGTCGAGCACCTGCTGCTCGGCATCCTCGACGGCGAGCAGTCCGTGGCCACCGACGTGCTGGCGAAGTACGTCGACCTGCCCGAGCTGCAGAAGGCGACGGAACGCGCACTCGCATCCGAGAGCTACCACCGGCTGCCGCACCCCCGGCAGGGCGAGGACGCGCGTGCCGAGAGCACGCCGGTCACCCTCGTCCGCGGCGACGAGCGGCAGCAGGCGGTGATCCACTGGGCGTGGCAGGGCCGCAGCGGACCGTCGGATCTGTACCGGGCGCAGCTGGACTGGTCGGGCGAGCCGATCGACGTCGGCGCGGGCGACATGTTCGAGGCCCTCGTGCGGATCCGCGAGCAGCTCGAACCTCAGGGCTGGCTGGTGGCGGTGCAGGGGTCGCGCGTCGACACCTACCCGAGCGGCATGCAGCGCGACATGGGCGGCGGCTTGAGCGTCTACGTCATCCGCATCGGCGAGCCGGTGCGGATGGACGACGTCGTCGACACGTTCGCCGAGGCCGACCCGGGCCTGCTCGCCACGGTCGACGCCCAGCGCCGGCACGCCGCGGACTGGAAGCGTTCGATCCAGGACGGCGTGGGACAGGGGCGCTAG
- a CDS encoding RIP metalloprotease produces MMFVLGILLLFAGIMISVAWHELGHYLAARKFGIKVPEFFVGFGKTVWSRKVGETEFGVKMIPLGGYVRMIGMLPPAKGQTLGRSRRTGPFQGLIDDARQQSAMDVMPEDAHRQFYTRAPWKRIIVMAAGPFQNLILAVILFAIAIMAIGVPTSSTTISTVSQCVLPATAPQTEQCPADAPPSPAAAAGLLPGDKIVAFDGAPVAENDWRSLQEVIRASSGTVTITVERGEQRLDLTPTLIRTQAQDLDDPERVVDVSFLGVTPVPTIARQGPAAVVVAVGDVIVRTAQAIVNLPERLPNLFGSAFLGSERDQDGPVGIVGVSRIGGEFLASEAFTATQQVLFLLNLLALVNISLFLFNMLPLPPLDGGQIFPAVWEAVKKRIARLRGKPDPGPVDSAKLLPIAYVVALLFIGWSAILLVADVVNPIQLPF; encoded by the coding sequence ATGATGTTCGTGCTCGGGATCCTGCTGCTCTTCGCCGGGATCATGATCTCGGTGGCCTGGCACGAGCTCGGCCACTACCTCGCGGCGCGCAAGTTCGGCATCAAGGTGCCGGAGTTCTTCGTCGGGTTCGGCAAGACGGTCTGGTCGCGCAAGGTCGGCGAAACCGAGTTCGGGGTCAAGATGATCCCGCTCGGCGGCTACGTCCGCATGATCGGCATGCTCCCGCCCGCAAAGGGGCAGACGCTGGGCCGCAGCCGCCGCACCGGCCCGTTCCAGGGCCTCATCGACGACGCCCGGCAGCAGTCGGCCATGGACGTCATGCCGGAGGACGCGCACCGGCAGTTCTACACCCGCGCGCCCTGGAAGAGGATCATCGTGATGGCGGCGGGGCCGTTCCAGAACCTGATCCTCGCCGTCATCCTGTTCGCGATCGCGATCATGGCGATCGGCGTCCCGACCAGCAGCACCACGATCTCGACGGTCAGCCAATGCGTCCTGCCCGCCACGGCGCCGCAGACCGAGCAGTGCCCGGCGGACGCCCCGCCGAGCCCGGCCGCGGCGGCGGGCCTCCTGCCGGGCGACAAGATCGTCGCCTTCGACGGCGCGCCGGTGGCCGAGAACGACTGGCGCTCCCTGCAAGAGGTCATTCGCGCGTCCTCCGGCACGGTGACCATCACGGTGGAACGCGGCGAGCAGCGGCTCGACCTCACCCCCACCCTGATCCGCACCCAGGCCCAGGACCTGGACGACCCGGAGCGCGTCGTGGACGTGAGCTTCCTCGGCGTCACACCAGTGCCGACCATCGCGCGACAGGGCCCGGCTGCCGTGGTCGTGGCGGTCGGTGACGTCATCGTCCGCACCGCCCAGGCCATCGTCAACCTGCCCGAGCGGCTGCCGAACCTGTTCGGCTCGGCCTTCCTCGGCTCCGAACGCGACCAGGACGGCCCGGTTGGCATCGTGGGCGTGTCCCGGATCGGGGGCGAGTTCCTGGCCTCCGAGGCGTTCACCGCGACGCAGCAGGTGCTGTTCCTGCTCAACCTGCTGGCGCTGGTGAACATCTCGCTCTTCCTGTTCAACATGCTGCCGCTGCCCCCGCTCGACGGTGGGCAGATTTTCCCTGCGGTGTGGGAGGCGGTGAAGAAGCGCATCGCGCGGCTGCGCGGCAAGCCCGACCCCGGACCGGTGGACTCGGCCAAGCTGCTACCGATCGCCTACGTGGTGGCGCTGTTGTTCATCGGGTGGAGCGCGATCCTGCTGGTCGCGGATGTCGTCAATCCGATCCAGCTGCCGTTCTGA
- the dxr gene encoding 1-deoxy-D-xylulose-5-phosphate reductoisomerase, with the protein MTTRSAVVLGSTGSVGTQALDVVAAHPGRFTVAGLAAGGRDTDLLVRQAVQHRVPRLAVSDPGKAAELRERLPGVEVLAGPEAATELTATAGADTVLNGITGSVGLGPTLAALASGATLALANKESLVAGGPLVTGAAAPGQIVPVDSEHSALAQCLRGGRADEVERLVLTASGGPFRGRRRVELADVTVAEALAHPTWDMGPVITINSATLINKGLEVIEAHLLFGVPYERIDVVVHPQSIVHSMVTFVDGSTIAQASPPDMKLPIALALAWPDRLAGAARPCRWDTAQSWTFEPLDDDALPGVRLARAAGTAGGCIPAVLNAANETAVAAFVAGALPFLGICDLLERVLDAADGWTADPATVADVLAAEDWARARAGELAASRKATLS; encoded by the coding sequence ATGACCACACGCTCCGCCGTCGTGCTGGGTTCCACCGGATCCGTCGGCACGCAGGCACTCGACGTCGTCGCCGCACACCCCGGCCGGTTCACGGTCGCGGGTCTCGCGGCGGGCGGCCGCGACACCGACCTGTTGGTACGGCAGGCCGTGCAGCACCGCGTGCCCCGGCTCGCGGTGTCGGACCCCGGCAAGGCCGCCGAGCTGCGGGAGCGGCTGCCGGGCGTCGAGGTGTTGGCCGGGCCCGAGGCGGCCACCGAGCTCACCGCCACCGCGGGCGCCGACACCGTGCTCAACGGCATCACCGGCTCGGTGGGGCTCGGGCCGACGCTCGCCGCGCTCGCGTCCGGCGCCACGCTCGCGCTCGCGAACAAGGAGTCGCTGGTGGCCGGCGGACCGCTGGTCACGGGTGCGGCCGCGCCGGGGCAGATCGTGCCGGTCGACTCCGAGCACTCCGCGCTGGCGCAATGCCTTCGCGGGGGACGGGCCGATGAGGTGGAGCGGCTGGTGCTGACGGCGTCCGGCGGCCCCTTCCGCGGTCGCCGCAGGGTCGAGCTCGCGGACGTCACGGTGGCGGAGGCGCTCGCGCACCCGACGTGGGACATGGGCCCGGTCATCACGATCAACTCGGCCACCTTGATCAACAAGGGGCTCGAGGTCATCGAGGCGCACCTGCTGTTCGGGGTGCCGTACGAGCGGATCGACGTGGTGGTGCACCCGCAGTCGATCGTGCACTCGATGGTGACCTTCGTCGACGGCTCGACCATCGCGCAGGCCAGCCCACCCGACATGAAGCTGCCCATCGCGCTGGCGCTCGCGTGGCCGGACCGGCTCGCGGGGGCGGCCCGGCCCTGCCGCTGGGACACCGCGCAGAGCTGGACGTTCGAGCCGCTCGACGACGACGCGCTCCCGGGGGTGCGGTTGGCCCGCGCCGCGGGCACGGCAGGTGGATGCATCCCCGCCGTGCTGAACGCGGCGAACGAGACGGCCGTGGCCGCGTTCGTGGCCGGTGCGCTGCCGTTCCTGGGGATCTGCGACCTGCTGGAGCGCGTGCTCGACGCGGCCGACGGCTGGACCGCGGATCCCGCTACCGTGGCGGACGTGCTGGCAGCGGAGGACTGGGCGCGGGCGCGCGCGGGTGAGCTCGCCGCGTCGAGGAAGGCGACTCTCTCATGA
- a CDS encoding DUF2631 domain-containing protein, which yields MARNSRELAQRPAVDPRDEPSAEWGWHGGFPRGMVIAGWVSVFILLVMNLGNHQGRTENVWLTGLAIVMAIGLVLHSVRKRTAWRR from the coding sequence GTGGCACGGAACTCCCGAGAGCTGGCACAGCGTCCCGCGGTCGACCCGCGGGACGAGCCGTCGGCGGAGTGGGGCTGGCACGGCGGCTTCCCCCGCGGCATGGTCATCGCCGGCTGGGTCAGTGTCTTCATCCTGCTGGTCATGAACCTCGGCAACCACCAGGGACGCACCGAGAACGTGTGGCTCACCGGGCTCGCGATCGTCATGGCGATCGGGCTCGTGCTGCACTCGGTCCGGAAGCGCACCGCCTGGCGGCGCTAG
- the ligD gene encoding non-homologous end-joining DNA ligase: MAGSAIELEVGDRVVRLSNPDRVYFPARGETKLDLAKYYLAVSDGIVRALRDRPCMLHRFPTGVTGEKVHQKRLPKGAPDWVQTVRIHFPRWNRTADELCVQHPADVVWAVQMSTVEFHPWNSRRFDTEKPDEWRIDLDPMPEAGYADVRRVAHVAHEVLDELGATGWPKTSGGKGMHVYVRIPPDHGFADVRRAAHAFAREVARRCDLVDLTWWRKDRDPKSVFVDYNQNTRDHTIRCAYSVRGVPEAVVSTPIRWDEVDDADPRDFTIATVPARFAELGDLHAGIDDAVFLIDELLEWADRDAREGEAPPEDEEAQDLDA; the protein is encoded by the coding sequence ATGGCGGGCTCCGCCATCGAGCTGGAGGTCGGCGACCGCGTCGTCCGCCTCTCCAACCCCGACCGGGTGTACTTCCCGGCGCGCGGGGAGACCAAGCTCGACCTGGCGAAGTACTACCTCGCCGTGTCCGACGGCATCGTGCGCGCGCTGCGCGACCGCCCGTGCATGCTGCACCGCTTCCCCACCGGCGTCACCGGCGAGAAGGTGCACCAGAAGCGGCTGCCCAAAGGGGCACCCGACTGGGTGCAGACCGTACGCATCCACTTCCCCCGCTGGAACCGCACCGCCGACGAGCTGTGCGTGCAGCACCCGGCCGACGTGGTGTGGGCGGTGCAGATGTCCACGGTCGAGTTCCACCCGTGGAACTCGCGGCGGTTCGACACCGAGAAGCCCGACGAGTGGCGCATCGACCTCGACCCGATGCCCGAGGCCGGCTACGCCGACGTGCGCCGCGTCGCGCACGTCGCCCACGAGGTGCTCGACGAGCTGGGCGCCACCGGCTGGCCGAAGACATCGGGCGGCAAGGGCATGCACGTGTACGTGCGGATCCCGCCCGACCACGGCTTCGCCGACGTCCGCCGCGCCGCCCACGCGTTCGCCCGCGAGGTCGCCCGCCGCTGCGACCTGGTCGACCTGACGTGGTGGCGCAAGGACCGCGACCCCAAGTCGGTCTTCGTCGACTACAACCAGAACACCCGCGACCACACCATCCGCTGCGCGTACTCCGTGCGCGGCGTCCCCGAGGCGGTGGTCTCCACCCCGATCCGCTGGGACGAGGTCGACGACGCCGACCCGCGCGACTTCACCATCGCCACCGTCCCGGCCCGCTTCGCCGAGCTCGGCGACCTGCACGCCGGCATCGACGACGCCGTCTTCCTCATCGACGAGCTCCTCGAGTGGGCCGACCGCGACGCCCGCGAGGGCGAGGCCCCGCCCGAGGACGAGGAAGCCCAGGACCTCGACGCCTGA
- the alr gene encoding alanine racemase: MPELTSGEAEVDVAAIAINTGVACSRTRSTVMAVVKANGFGHGAVAVARTALAHGAGWLGVATTGEALALRAAGIGGPILCWLYHPSADLRATVAAGVHLSVASVGQLRAVRHGAVSAARTARIHLKIDTGLSRGGASADGWADLVRTARRYERAGLVTVHGLWSHLADADDPAGARVPSQLARFEAAVATAERAGLRPAVLHMANSAAALHRPETHLDMVRFGIGLYGVEPVPGQPAGLRPAMTLRAPIVLAKPVAAGVGVSYHHDYVTGAPTTLGLVPVGYADGLPRAAAGQAQVWVDGRRRPVAGRIAMDQFVVDLGSEDDADHVVIFGPGDWGEPTVTEWAGWAGTIPHEVLTGIGARVRRRCVGHRSVELKEGIRAC, translated from the coding sequence GTGCCGGAACTGACATCGGGCGAAGCGGAGGTCGACGTCGCCGCGATCGCGATCAACACCGGGGTCGCGTGTTCCCGGACCCGCAGCACCGTGATGGCCGTGGTGAAGGCGAACGGGTTCGGCCACGGGGCCGTCGCGGTCGCCCGCACCGCGCTCGCGCACGGGGCCGGGTGGCTCGGCGTGGCGACCACCGGCGAGGCGCTCGCGCTGCGGGCAGCGGGGATCGGCGGGCCCATCCTGTGCTGGCTCTACCACCCGTCGGCCGACCTGCGGGCCACCGTCGCCGCGGGCGTGCACCTGTCCGTGGCGTCGGTCGGGCAGCTGCGCGCGGTGCGGCACGGCGCGGTGAGCGCCGCCCGCACCGCTCGGATCCACCTGAAGATCGACACCGGGCTTTCGCGAGGCGGCGCGTCCGCCGACGGCTGGGCCGACCTGGTGCGCACGGCCCGCCGATACGAGCGGGCCGGCCTCGTCACGGTGCACGGACTGTGGTCGCACCTCGCGGACGCCGACGACCCGGCCGGCGCGCGGGTGCCGAGCCAGCTCGCCCGGTTCGAGGCGGCCGTCGCGACGGCAGAACGCGCCGGGCTGCGGCCGGCGGTGCTCCACATGGCGAACTCGGCCGCGGCGCTGCACCGTCCGGAGACCCACCTGGACATGGTCCGGTTCGGCATCGGTCTCTACGGCGTGGAACCCGTCCCCGGCCAGCCGGCGGGGCTGCGTCCGGCGATGACCCTGCGCGCCCCGATCGTGCTGGCGAAGCCGGTGGCCGCCGGGGTGGGCGTGTCCTACCACCACGACTACGTGACGGGGGCGCCGACCACGCTCGGCCTCGTCCCCGTCGGGTACGCCGATGGGCTGCCCCGCGCCGCGGCCGGACAGGCACAGGTGTGGGTCGACGGCAGGCGACGCCCGGTCGCGGGCCGGATCGCGATGGACCAGTTCGTGGTCGACCTCGGCAGCGAGGACGACGCCGACCACGTGGTGATCTTCGGTCCCGGCGACTGGGGCGAGCCCACCGTCACGGAATGGGCCGGCTGGGCCGGAACCATCCCGCACGAGGTGCTCACCGGGATCGGCGCGCGCGTGCGGCGCCGCTGCGTCGGCCACCGGTCGGTCGAGCTCAAGGAGGGGATCCGTGCCTGCTGA
- a CDS encoding D-alanine--D-alanine ligase family protein yields MPADGRIRVAVLFGGRSGEHAVSCLSAASVMAHLDRDRFTAVPVRIDRDGLWAVDVDDPDSYAAGGAAALEALEQLLPAPSTTLVGSMLAGIEALRSCDVVFPALHGPFGEDGTLQSCLAFAGVPYVGCGVLSSALAMDKVRTKALLAVAGLTVADSVVLRDDAVDVDPEVRERLGLPVFVKPVRGGSSLGVSRVERWADLPAAVVEAQRSDPVVLVEAAVTGREIDIGVLELPNGGLAVSPPLEIHVPEGGLFDFHAKYSDPATRFEVPAALDLATFDRMRAQARTAFDALGCAGLLRVDFFLRPDGTLVLNEVNTFPGFTAASQYPRMWQAAGIGYRELLDMLVDTALVRSVRPRQPA; encoded by the coding sequence GTGCCTGCTGACGGGCGGATCCGGGTCGCCGTGCTGTTCGGCGGTCGCAGCGGTGAGCACGCGGTGTCCTGCCTCTCGGCCGCGAGCGTCATGGCCCACCTCGACCGCGACCGGTTCACCGCGGTTCCGGTCCGGATCGACCGAGACGGGTTGTGGGCCGTCGACGTCGACGATCCGGACTCCTACGCGGCAGGCGGCGCCGCGGCGCTGGAGGCTCTCGAACAATTGCTCCCTGCCCCGTCGACGACCCTTGTCGGCAGCATGCTGGCGGGGATCGAGGCGCTGCGCTCGTGTGACGTCGTCTTCCCCGCGCTGCACGGCCCATTCGGAGAGGACGGGACGCTGCAGTCCTGCCTCGCGTTCGCGGGCGTCCCCTACGTCGGTTGCGGGGTGCTGTCCAGCGCGCTGGCCATGGACAAGGTGCGGACGAAGGCGCTGCTCGCGGTTGCCGGGCTCACCGTCGCCGACTCGGTCGTCCTCCGCGACGACGCAGTCGACGTGGATCCGGAGGTGCGGGAACGCCTCGGGCTCCCGGTGTTCGTCAAACCGGTCCGTGGCGGCTCCAGCCTCGGCGTCTCCCGGGTGGAACGGTGGGCCGATCTTCCCGCCGCGGTCGTGGAGGCGCAACGCAGTGATCCGGTGGTCCTCGTCGAGGCCGCCGTCACCGGGCGCGAGATCGACATCGGCGTGCTGGAGCTGCCCAACGGCGGCCTCGCCGTGAGCCCGCCGCTGGAGATCCACGTGCCCGAGGGAGGCCTGTTCGACTTCCACGCCAAGTACTCCGACCCCGCGACCCGCTTCGAGGTGCCCGCAGCGCTCGACCTGGCGACCTTCGACCGGATGCGGGCGCAGGCGCGTACCGCGTTCGACGCCCTCGGTTGCGCAGGCCTGCTCCGCGTGGACTTCTTCCTCCGCCCGGACGGCACGCTGGTGCTGAACGAGGTCAACACCTTTCCCGGATTCACCGCCGCGTCCCAGTACCCGCGCATGTGGCAGGCCGCGGGAATCGGGTACCGAGAGCTGCTCGACATGCTCGTCGACACCGCGCTCGTGCGCTCGGTCCGGCCCCGGCAGCCCGCGTGA
- a CDS encoding SRPBCC family protein, whose product MGSVIKEIRIDASPETVWGMVGDFADGPLRLGPDVFTDCRLEGPDVRALTFADGTVARERLIARDEQARRIVWGWVGDGVAHDNTSMQVFADGETGSRLVWIHDTLPDELTGWLSTAMDQIAPVFRQVLGRAG is encoded by the coding sequence ATGGGATCGGTCATCAAGGAGATCAGGATTGACGCGAGTCCGGAGACGGTGTGGGGCATGGTCGGCGACTTCGCGGACGGCCCCCTGAGGCTGGGACCCGACGTCTTCACCGACTGCCGGCTGGAAGGCCCCGACGTTCGCGCGCTCACCTTCGCCGACGGCACGGTCGCCAGGGAACGGTTGATCGCGCGCGACGAGCAGGCCCGGCGCATCGTCTGGGGGTGGGTCGGTGACGGGGTGGCGCACGACAACACCTCGATGCAGGTCTTCGCCGACGGCGAGACGGGCAGCAGGCTGGTGTGGATCCACGACACGCTGCCCGACGAGCTCACGGGCTGGCTCTCCACCGCCATGGACCAGATCGCCCCCGTGTTCCGGCAGGTTCTCGGGCGGGCCGGATAG
- a CDS encoding TetR/AcrR family transcriptional regulator — MATRTSESPARRRVLETAAALFYAEGVHRVGVDRIIAESGVAKATFYHHFPAKDELVRAYLEAEYRRQKSATEDVVQAATGGPREALLAFFDYLGENGAGPGFRGCPFTNAAAEYPDPTHPVRQTIADYRRWNHSIFRDLVAAAGDPDPGHTATILMMIRDGIVVGSDLDEPAALRRAIRDAVTRALDARHAS, encoded by the coding sequence ATGGCGACGAGGACATCCGAGAGTCCGGCCCGCCGCCGCGTCCTCGAGACGGCGGCTGCCCTCTTCTACGCCGAGGGCGTGCACCGGGTGGGCGTCGACCGGATCATCGCCGAGAGCGGCGTGGCGAAGGCGACCTTCTACCACCACTTCCCCGCCAAGGACGAACTCGTCCGCGCCTACCTGGAAGCGGAGTACCGGCGCCAGAAGAGCGCCACCGAGGACGTCGTGCAGGCTGCGACGGGCGGGCCCCGCGAGGCGCTGCTGGCCTTCTTCGACTACCTGGGTGAGAACGGCGCCGGGCCGGGCTTCCGCGGCTGCCCCTTCACCAACGCGGCGGCCGAGTACCCCGACCCGACCCATCCCGTGCGGCAGACGATCGCCGACTACCGTCGCTGGAACCACTCGATCTTCCGCGACCTGGTGGCCGCGGCCGGTGACCCCGATCCCGGGCACACCGCGACGATCCTCATGATGATCCGCGACGGCATCGTCGTGGGCAGCGACCTGGACGAGCCGGCCGCCCTCCGCCGCGCCATCAGGGACGCCGTGACCCGGGCCCTGGACGCCCGTCACGCCTCGTAG
- the mug gene encoding G/U mismatch-specific DNA glycosylase, with amino-acid sequence MPRFTRAELEAARSRTIEDVLPGPGDPPLRVLFCGINPGLVSAATGHHFARPGNRFWPALHGAGFTPRVLLPAEQGELRSLGLGITNMVPRATARADELTPAELVAGGARLRALVAEWRPRWLAVVGLTAYRTAFGKPRASVGPQEERLGTTGVWVLPNPSGLNAHWQLPAMIEEYARLRAAAA; translated from the coding sequence GTGCCCCGATTCACCCGCGCCGAGCTGGAGGCGGCGCGCTCCCGCACCATCGAGGACGTGCTGCCCGGTCCGGGCGATCCCCCGTTGCGCGTGCTCTTCTGCGGCATCAATCCCGGGCTCGTGTCGGCCGCAACCGGACACCACTTCGCGCGCCCGGGCAACCGGTTCTGGCCCGCCCTGCACGGCGCCGGCTTCACCCCCCGCGTGCTGCTGCCGGCCGAGCAGGGTGAGCTGCGCTCTCTCGGGCTGGGGATCACGAACATGGTGCCGCGTGCGACGGCCCGGGCGGACGAGCTGACCCCTGCGGAGCTGGTGGCGGGCGGTGCTCGGCTGCGGGCGCTCGTGGCGGAGTGGCGTCCGCGCTGGCTCGCGGTCGTCGGGCTGACGGCCTACCGCACGGCGTTCGGCAAGCCCCGCGCGTCGGTCGGACCGCAGGAGGAGCGGCTGGGCACGACCGGTGTGTGGGTCCTGCCCAACCCGAGTGGGCTGAATGCCCACTGGCAGCTCCCGGCGATGATCGAGGAGTACGCCCGCCTGCGCGCCGCGGCTGCCTGA
- a CDS encoding anti-sigma factor — MDELACQDLVERVTDYLEGVLGPDETERVNRHLAGCDGCTAYVDQVRATVRASASLPPEVPSAQAEARLLDIYRTWAAERQGR; from the coding sequence GTGGACGAGCTGGCGTGCCAGGACCTCGTGGAACGGGTCACCGACTACCTCGAGGGGGTCCTGGGCCCCGACGAGACCGAACGGGTGAACCGGCACCTCGCGGGCTGTGACGGCTGCACGGCCTACGTCGACCAGGTGCGCGCGACCGTCCGGGCGAGCGCGTCCTTGCCGCCGGAGGTGCCGAGCGCGCAGGCCGAGGCGCGGCTGCTGGACATCTACCGGACGTGGGCGGCCGAGCGGCAGGGCCGGTGA
- a CDS encoding RNA polymerase sigma factor — translation MTDPDLAALRRGDEAAFLRLVNTHHSALVRLALVYAPSREVAEECVQETWIAVLRGLDGFEGRSSLRTWICRILANIARRRAAAEHRELPFSSLSDAGPAVDPERFFRSGPNTGHWASPPRAWSAPEQEALSRELRAVVADAIAALPPNQRVVITLRDVEGWESAEVSALLEIEPGNQRVLLHRARSRVRATLERYLASVPARNL, via the coding sequence GTGACGGACCCGGACCTGGCAGCCCTGCGGCGCGGCGACGAGGCGGCGTTCCTGCGGCTGGTCAACACCCACCACTCGGCCCTCGTCCGGCTCGCGCTGGTGTACGCGCCCAGCCGGGAAGTGGCCGAGGAGTGCGTGCAGGAGACCTGGATCGCGGTACTGCGCGGGCTCGACGGCTTCGAGGGCCGTTCCTCATTGCGCACCTGGATCTGCCGGATCCTGGCCAACATCGCGCGCCGCAGGGCCGCCGCCGAGCACAGGGAGCTGCCCTTCTCCAGCCTCTCGGACGCGGGCCCCGCGGTCGATCCCGAGCGGTTCTTCCGGTCCGGGCCGAACACGGGCCACTGGGCCAGTCCGCCGCGGGCGTGGTCCGCGCCCGAGCAGGAGGCGCTGTCGCGGGAGCTGCGGGCGGTCGTGGCCGACGCGATCGCGGCGCTGCCGCCCAACCAGCGCGTGGTGATCACCCTCCGCGACGTCGAGGGCTGGGAATCTGCCGAGGTCAGCGCGCTGCTGGAGATCGAGCCCGGCAACCAGCGGGTGCTGCTGCACCGGGCCCGCTCCCGCGTGCGGGCGACCCTCGAGCGATACCTGGCATCGGTGCCGGCCCGAAATCTGTAA
- a CDS encoding MFS transporter, translated as MSTTEGMRGYGAVVRTPGMRAWTLVVLCQRLPIAMSPLALVYLGHLAASSYAAGAVLAAVFAAAEAVTAGPMGRRFDRRPARSEIRLVLGVQAILFVAIAASALTPAPLWLLVLLSAGAGGVASGAHGGLRALLVRTTDPATHHAALSLESTLTTLLWAVGPAVVGLVTLAAGAAWSIALVAALAAAGALAAGTLADPGPAPDDPEAKVRVWHRTWPALLQEGAVMVCVGAAYTGLPGLLESVGTEGTVAGPLLAVFALAGLAGGLVYGSRTWPGAYRTQSAVLVLAVAAVLGLAAVAPTAGLVGALVVLSGLAGTPALTARAAGVQQLLPERTWAAGFSGLYAAGGVGFGVAGLVVAGLMDAAGVRVALLACVAVAALGAVVGAAAEARIRRAR; from the coding sequence ATGTCCACCACCGAGGGCATGCGCGGATACGGCGCCGTCGTCCGCACACCCGGCATGCGCGCCTGGACGCTCGTCGTCCTCTGCCAGCGTCTGCCCATCGCGATGTCCCCGCTGGCCCTGGTCTACCTGGGCCATCTCGCTGCCTCGTCCTACGCCGCCGGCGCGGTCCTCGCCGCGGTGTTCGCCGCGGCCGAGGCCGTCACCGCGGGCCCCATGGGCCGGCGGTTCGACCGGCGCCCGGCACGCTCCGAGATCCGGCTGGTCCTCGGCGTGCAGGCGATCCTCTTCGTGGCCATCGCCGCGTCGGCGCTGACGCCGGCACCGCTCTGGCTGCTGGTCCTGCTGTCGGCCGGAGCGGGCGGCGTGGCGTCCGGCGCGCACGGCGGCCTGCGGGCCCTGCTGGTCCGGACGACGGACCCGGCCACGCACCACGCCGCGCTGAGCCTCGAGTCGACCCTCACCACCCTGCTGTGGGCGGTCGGGCCCGCCGTCGTCGGGCTCGTCACGCTCGCGGCGGGTGCCGCGTGGTCGATCGCCCTCGTTGCCGCGCTCGCCGCGGCCGGCGCCCTCGCCGCCGGCACGCTGGCCGATCCCGGCCCGGCACCCGACGACCCGGAGGCGAAGGTGCGGGTCTGGCATCGGACCTGGCCCGCGCTGCTTCAGGAGGGTGCCGTCATGGTGTGCGTCGGTGCCGCGTACACCGGACTGCCCGGCCTCCTGGAGTCGGTGGGCACCGAGGGCACCGTCGCCGGTCCGCTGCTCGCCGTCTTCGCCCTCGCGGGGCTCGCTGGCGGTCTGGTCTACGGCAGCCGGACGTGGCCCGGTGCGTACCGCACGCAGAGCGCAGTGCTGGTGCTGGCCGTGGCCGCGGTGCTCGGGCTCGCCGCGGTGGCGCCCACGGCCGGTCTCGTCGGCGCGCTGGTCGTCCTGTCGGGGCTCGCCGGCACGCCCGCGCTGACCGCCCGCGCCGCCGGCGTGCAGCAGCTCCTGCCCGAGCGCACGTGGGCTGCCGGCTTCTCGGGGTTGTACGCGGCGGGCGGCGTGGGCTTCGGGGTCGCCGGGCTCGTCGTCGCCGGACTCATGGATGCGGCGGGCGTCCGCGTCGCCCTGCTCGCCTGCGTCGCGGTGGCCGCGCTGGGGGCGGTGGTCGGCGCCGCCGCCGAAGCACGGATCAGGCGAGCGCGATGA